One region of Salvelinus sp. IW2-2015 linkage group LG6.1, ASM291031v2, whole genome shotgun sequence genomic DNA includes:
- the LOC111965263 gene encoding myelin basic protein-like has protein sequence MGQHLGKREPQPQSKPSSAEPEAEQTIEPAPIGETMAEPESQDEVFGLDEADVNPNNGCPSEKAAAVTDSTGTEGPSSSWNEASTADADDSAVPRPHLVRLFSRDAPGREDNTFKDRPSESDELQTIQEHSGXGSECGSEDQDLD, from the exons CCTTCGTCAGCAGAACCAGAAGCAGAACAGACCATAGAACCAGCACCCATTGGTGAGACCATGGCAGAACCCGAATCACAAGACGAGGTCTTTG GCCTGGATGAGGCAGATGTGAACCCGAACAATGGCTGCCCCTCTGAGAAGGCGGCAGCGGTGACTGACTCCACGGGCACTGAGGGGCCCAGCAGCTCCTGGAACGAGGCCAGCACAGCTGATGCGGACGATAGCGCCGTGCCACGCCCCCACCTGGTCCGCCTCTTCTCCCGAGATGCCCCGGGCCGCGAGGACAACACCTTCAAAGACCGCCCTTCTGAATCAGATGAGCTACAGACCATCCAAGAGCACAGCGGARCRGGATCAGAGTGYGGTTCAGAGGATCAGGATCTAGACTAA